A stretch of the Fusobacterium perfoetens genome encodes the following:
- the purE gene encoding 5-(carboxyamino)imidazole ribonucleotide mutase translates to MPRVGVIMGSRSDLPTMEKAVEMLKRFGVDYEVKIVSAHRTPELMFEYAKTAKERGLKVIIAGAGGAAHLPGMVSSLTPLPVLGVPVKSRALSGQDSLLSIVQMPGGIPVGTLAIGESGAKNAGIMASEIIALMDEEVAKKVDEFRREQRDQVLETSEVEI, encoded by the coding sequence ATGCCTAGAGTTGGTGTAATAATGGGAAGTCGTTCAGATCTTCCTACAATGGAAAAAGCTGTTGAGATGTTAAAAAGATTTGGTGTTGACTACGAGGTAAAAATAGTATCTGCACATAGAACACCAGAATTAATGTTTGAGTATGCAAAAACAGCTAAAGAGAGAGGATTAAAAGTAATAATAGCTGGAGCAGGGGGAGCAGCTCACTTACCAGGAATGGTATCTAGTCTTACTCCATTACCAGTTCTTGGAGTTCCTGTAAAATCTAGAGCTTTAAGCGGACAAGACTCACTTCTTTCAATAGTTCAAATGCCTGGAGGAATTCCTGTTGGAACTTTAGCTATTGGAGAATCTGGAGCTAAAAATGCTGGTATAATGGCAAGTGAAATTATAGCTCTTATGGACGAGGAAGTTGCAAAAAAAGTAGATGAATTTAGAAGAGAACAAAGAGATCAGGTTTTAGAAACAAGTGAGGTAGAAATATAA